Genomic DNA from Phaeobacter porticola:
ACGACAACATCGTCTACATCGGCGATCTCATCCAGAAGACCGAAGCAGAAATGCTGCGCACGCCGAACTTCGGCCGCAAGTCCCTGAACGAGATCAAAGAAGTGCTGTCGGGTATGGGTCTGCACCTCGGCATGGATGTTGAGGACTGGCCACCGGACAACATCGAAGATCTGGCTAAGAAATTCGAAGACAGCTTCTAAAAGATTGGGCGGCTCACGGGCCGCCCGTAATGCCCGGGTTTGGCCGGGGACAATCGGGCATATGCCCCAAGGTGAGCCGCTGACACGCATCAGTAGCCTGACAAAGCAAAAACGCAGATCAAAGGAATATCAAAATGCGTCACGCACGTGGTTACCGCCGCCTGAACCGTACTCATGAGCACCGTAAAGCCCTGTTTTCCAACATGGCCGGCTCGCTGATCGAGCACGAACAGATCAAGACAACCCTGCCCAAAGCAAAAGAACTGCGCCCGATCATCGAAAAGATGATCACTCTGGCAAAGCGCGGCGACCTGCACGCCCGCCGTCAGGCCGCGTCCAAGCTGAAGCAGGACAAGGACGTCGCGAAACTGTTCGAGATTCTGGGCCCGCGTTACAAAGACCGTCAGGGCGGCTATGTCCGTATCCTGAAAGCCGGCTTCCGCTATGGCGACATGGCACCGATGGCAATCATCGAATTCGTTGATCGTGATCGCGATGCAAAAGGTGCTGCCGACAAGGCTCGCCTCGTCGAAGTAGA
This window encodes:
- the rplQ gene encoding 50S ribosomal protein L17, which encodes MRHARGYRRLNRTHEHRKALFSNMAGSLIEHEQIKTTLPKAKELRPIIEKMITLAKRGDLHARRQAASKLKQDKDVAKLFEILGPRYKDRQGGYVRILKAGFRYGDMAPMAIIEFVDRDRDAKGAADKARLVEVEAAADE